The Caulobacter sp. 73W region ACAGGTGCTCGACCAGCTCCGTGCGGCTGATCACCCGGCCCTGGTGCATCATCATGTAGTGCAGCAGCCGGTACTCCAGCGACGTCAGCCGCAGCGGCTCGCCGTTGACGCTGGCCCGCGCCGCGCGCGGATCCAGGCGCAGCCCGCCGCACGACAGGCTCGGCGCCGCATGCCCCGCCGACCGCCGCAGCAGCGCCCGCAGGCGCGCCAGCAGCTCTTCGGTGTGGAACGGCTTGGTCAGATAGTCGTCGGCCCCGGCGTCGAAGCCCGAGACCTTCTCGCTCCAGGCGCCGCGCGCGGTCAGGATCAGCACCGGGGTCGCCACGTTCTGGCGGCGCCAGCGCTCCAGCACCGACACCCCGTCGATCTTGGGCAGGCCCAGGTCCAGGATCACCGCGTCATAGGGCTCGTTCTCGCCGAGATACTGCGCCTCCTCGCCGTCCGCGGCGTGATCCACCGCATAGCCGGCGTCGCCCAGGGCCGCCTTCAGCTGCCGCGACAGATCCGGATCGTCCTCGACCAGCAGGATGCGCATGTGATCTCCCTAATCCGAACTCAATTCCCGCTGACGATCTGGCCCGAGGTGGCGTCGAC contains the following coding sequences:
- a CDS encoding response regulator transcription factor, giving the protein MRILLVEDDPDLSRQLKAALGDAGYAVDHAADGEEAQYLGENEPYDAVILDLGLPKIDGVSVLERWRRQNVATPVLILTARGAWSEKVSGFDAGADDYLTKPFHTEELLARLRALLRRSAGHAAPSLSCGGLRLDPRAARASVNGEPLRLTSLEYRLLHYMMMHQGRVISRTELVEHLYDQDFDRDSNTIEVFIGRLRKKVGAERIETVRGLGYRLAPLEGEA